A region from the Hypericibacter adhaerens genome encodes:
- a CDS encoding amidase: MAGSSRDVFSDYDDYDALGLGELVRRREVTPRELVDTAIARIERTHDKLNAVTIRNFEAARAEAARPLSGAPFDGVPFLAKDLSTSWKGMPMTNSCRYFQDFVSPSDSETVRRTRAAGFICVGKTNVPEFGWCLSTEPSLHGTTYNPWDRTRVPGGSSGGSAVAVAAGLLPLADASDGAGSIRVPAAINGLVGLKPSRGRMTFGPDFVDFWYGGAQFFCVSRTVRDSAAMLDALKGSLPGEPYHMASPERSYLDEVRAGGRGLRIGFSTHNARGDRNAPDVIAAVENAARLCEALGHQVEEFKFAYDFEQVWQTYNNVIAVQTAMGFEIFAPLIGRPVTQEDLCNVVWTTVEKGRSIGGSQHARDIEAMRHASRHFATMTARYDVVLLPALPQGTRPLGFYDMSLDIETYNGTCMGEDNVYMAPFNISGQPAMTLPLGESAAGLPLGVQLVGRPADESTLFRLAGQLEIARPWAHRRPPIHASQV; encoded by the coding sequence ATGGCAGGTTCGTCTCGGGACGTTTTTTCCGACTATGACGATTATGACGCGCTCGGCCTGGGCGAACTGGTCCGGCGGCGCGAGGTCACGCCGCGCGAGCTGGTCGATACCGCGATCGCCCGGATCGAGCGGACCCACGACAAGCTCAACGCCGTCACGATCCGGAATTTCGAGGCGGCCCGGGCGGAAGCGGCGCGTCCGCTGAGCGGCGCTCCCTTCGACGGCGTGCCCTTCCTGGCCAAGGATCTGTCGACATCCTGGAAGGGGATGCCGATGACCAACAGTTGCCGCTATTTCCAGGATTTCGTCTCCCCTTCCGATTCCGAGACGGTGCGGCGCACCCGGGCGGCGGGCTTCATCTGCGTCGGCAAGACGAACGTGCCGGAATTCGGCTGGTGCCTGAGCACCGAGCCGTCGCTGCACGGGACCACCTACAATCCCTGGGACCGCACCCGCGTCCCGGGCGGGTCCAGCGGCGGCAGCGCGGTGGCGGTCGCCGCCGGGCTCCTGCCGCTGGCGGATGCCTCGGATGGCGCGGGCTCGATCCGCGTGCCGGCGGCGATCAACGGGCTGGTCGGCCTCAAGCCATCGCGCGGGCGCATGACCTTCGGCCCCGATTTCGTCGATTTCTGGTATGGCGGGGCACAGTTCTTCTGCGTGTCGAGGACGGTCCGCGACAGCGCCGCCATGCTGGACGCGCTGAAAGGCTCGCTGCCGGGCGAGCCCTATCACATGGCGAGCCCCGAACGGTCCTATCTCGACGAGGTGCGGGCCGGCGGGCGGGGCCTGCGCATCGGCTTCAGCACCCACAATGCGCGCGGCGACAGGAACGCGCCCGACGTGATCGCCGCGGTCGAGAACGCCGCGCGGCTCTGCGAGGCGCTGGGCCACCAGGTCGAGGAATTCAAGTTCGCCTACGACTTCGAGCAGGTCTGGCAAACCTATAACAATGTCATCGCGGTGCAGACGGCCATGGGATTCGAGATCTTCGCGCCGCTGATCGGGCGCCCCGTGACGCAAGAAGACCTGTGCAACGTCGTCTGGACCACCGTCGAGAAGGGCCGTTCGATCGGCGGGTCGCAGCATGCGCGCGATATCGAGGCCATGCGGCATGCTTCGCGTCACTTCGCCACGATGACCGCGCGCTACGACGTCGTGCTCCTGCCCGCTCTGCCGCAGGGCACACGGCCGCTCGGTTTCTACGACATGTCGCTCGACATCGAGACCTACAACGGGACCTGCATGGGCGAGGACAATGTCTATATGGCGCCCTTCAACATCTCCGGCCAGCCGGCGATGACGCTGCCGCTGGGAGAAAGCGCCGCCGGGCTGCCGCTCGGGGTCCAGCTCGTCGGCAGGCCGGCGGATGAAAGCACGCTCTTCCGGCTGGCCGGCCAGCTCGAGATCGCCCGGCCCTGGGCCCATCGGCGTCCGCCGATTCACGCGAGCCAGGTCTAG
- a CDS encoding MBL fold metallo-hydrolase, translated as MGLAIADRWFETKRIDDAITLLWEPHVIRLMRCNIWHVRGRDRDLIIDTGMGIVSLREAMAPLIDKAATAVATHTHADHIGSHHEFDECAAHRLEAPWLERPSPETHLVTMDDSGNPGAGMSIAGYEIGDSLITALPHAGYSLKSYHIRPARVTLRLEEGSIIDLGDRRFEVLHLPGHSPGSIGLFEAATGTFFSGDAIYDGQLIDELPHSDVADYIRTMERLRALPVTVVHGGHCPSFGRERLIALCDVYLTAKRVR; from the coding sequence ATGGGCCTTGCCATTGCCGATCGCTGGTTCGAGACCAAACGCATCGACGACGCGATCACGCTGCTGTGGGAGCCGCATGTGATCCGGCTCATGCGTTGCAACATCTGGCATGTCCGGGGCCGCGATCGCGACCTGATCATCGATACCGGCATGGGCATCGTCAGCCTGCGCGAGGCGATGGCGCCCTTGATCGACAAGGCGGCGACGGCGGTCGCCACCCACACCCATGCCGACCATATCGGCAGCCATCACGAATTCGACGAATGCGCCGCCCATCGGCTGGAGGCGCCCTGGCTCGAGCGCCCCAGCCCCGAGACCCACCTCGTCACGATGGACGACAGCGGCAATCCCGGCGCCGGCATGAGCATCGCCGGCTACGAGATCGGCGATTCGCTGATCACGGCCCTGCCCCATGCCGGCTACAGCCTGAAGAGCTACCACATCCGCCCGGCGCGCGTGACCCTTCGCCTCGAGGAAGGCAGCATCATCGACCTGGGCGACCGGCGCTTCGAGGTGCTGCATCTGCCGGGCCACTCGCCGGGCTCGATCGGCTTGTTCGAGGCCGCGACCGGCACCTTCTTCTCGGGCGACGCGATCTATGACGGCCAGCTCATCGACGAGCTGCCCCATTCCGACGTCGCCGACTACATCCGCACGATGGAGCGGCTGAGGGCCCTGCCGGTCACGGTCGTCCATGGCGGCCATTGCCCGAGCTTCGGCCGCGAGCGGCTGATCGCGCTCTGCGACGTCTATCTCACGGCGAAGCGGGTGCGCTAG
- a CDS encoding DMT family transporter codes for MNKSRIGEMQSGMSLKQLVVANLALIVNTTTWGTFFPVLELQLRHWDMFSASAGRQLTGSLALFSTVALVERRWPFRRGLPWGTIILMSTIGITVCCLITTAAVYLSSGLSAAIISATNPIGSALLAQVLYGVKLRRAILVGATLSVAGGILAVTAGHQGRLSFGLGELAIITANLIWTWFSLAIQHRLKDCSYLERAAYTILPGALQLTLIVVVLHVLGLVDVRIELTFWPLLYVFYLGFIPNGLGNYLWLWSISRVGVNVASMYQNLIPVTAVLVTIWIGIYPNWQQLIGGAVILLGVLYTQIAERRRSRKAAVASAPASP; via the coding sequence ATGAACAAATCGCGCATCGGCGAAATGCAGTCGGGCATGAGCCTGAAGCAGCTGGTGGTCGCCAATCTCGCGCTGATCGTCAACACCACGACCTGGGGCACCTTCTTTCCGGTGCTCGAGCTGCAGCTGCGCCACTGGGACATGTTCTCCGCCTCGGCGGGACGCCAGCTGACGGGCAGCCTCGCGCTCTTCTCGACGGTGGCGCTGGTCGAGCGGCGCTGGCCGTTCCGCCGCGGCCTGCCCTGGGGCACCATCATCCTCATGAGCACGATCGGCATCACCGTCTGCTGCCTCATCACCACCGCCGCCGTCTATCTCTCGAGCGGGCTCTCGGCCGCCATCATCTCCGCCACCAACCCGATCGGCTCGGCGCTCTTGGCCCAGGTGCTCTATGGCGTGAAGCTGCGGCGCGCGATCCTGGTGGGCGCCACCCTGTCGGTCGCGGGCGGTATCCTCGCCGTGACGGCGGGCCATCAGGGGCGGCTCAGCTTCGGATTGGGCGAGCTCGCGATCATCACCGCGAACCTGATCTGGACCTGGTTCTCGCTCGCGATCCAGCACCGGTTGAAGGACTGCAGCTATCTGGAGCGCGCCGCCTATACCATTCTGCCGGGCGCCTTGCAGCTCACCCTGATCGTGGTGGTGCTGCACGTTCTGGGCCTCGTCGACGTTCGGATCGAGCTGACCTTCTGGCCGCTGCTCTATGTGTTCTATCTGGGCTTCATCCCGAATGGGCTCGGCAACTATCTCTGGCTCTGGTCCATCAGCCGCGTCGGCGTCAACGTCGCCTCGATGTACCAGAACCTGATCCCGGTCACGGCGGTGCTGGTCACGATCTGGATCGGGATCTATCCGAACTGGCAGCAGTTGATCGGCGGCGCGGTCATTCTGCTGGGCGTGCTCTACACGCAGATCGCCGAGCGACGGCGCAGCCGGAAGGCGGCTGTCGCTAGCGCACCCGCTTCGCCGTGA
- a CDS encoding MFS transporter → MTFAAPAWIREFGKPGAATFALMFAIDSLARASLTTVIPLVALRTLGNARDVSLLYTVTGWTAVAVSFVIPWIVRRYRPRRLYSLGAAILVVAPLLLATQTLWGLAAAMALRAFAAACLLNGLNLYTMAYIKKQDFVRSEPLRAFFAAACWAFGPSLGIILYDRVGPWATYLLSSSSAVLLLVYFRRMRAEHGPALPMNARISTNPIANIRRYVSQPRLRLAWVLSFGREVWWSTFYVYGPVYLVAVGRSDTAVALVMTACTAMLFASPLMGWVGRQLGARRHLIAAFLAGATATLGVAVFFDFPWWATLCLGASALAAVALDSVVSVPFLRAVKARERPEMTMVFSMYRDLAGLLPPMLFSLLLTFFDLHSVFISVGIFMIYCAWLARWVPRGM, encoded by the coding sequence ATGACCTTCGCCGCCCCCGCCTGGATCCGAGAGTTCGGAAAGCCCGGCGCCGCCACCTTCGCGCTGATGTTCGCGATCGATTCGCTGGCGCGCGCCTCGCTGACGACCGTGATTCCGCTGGTGGCGCTGCGCACGCTCGGCAATGCGCGCGACGTCAGCCTGCTCTACACGGTGACCGGCTGGACCGCGGTCGCGGTGAGCTTCGTGATCCCGTGGATCGTGCGGCGCTACCGGCCGCGGCGGCTCTACTCGCTGGGCGCCGCCATCCTCGTGGTGGCGCCGCTGCTGCTCGCGACCCAGACGCTCTGGGGACTGGCGGCCGCCATGGCGTTGCGCGCCTTCGCCGCCGCCTGCCTGCTCAACGGCCTCAACCTCTACACCATGGCCTATATCAAGAAGCAGGATTTCGTGCGCTCGGAGCCGCTGCGCGCCTTCTTCGCCGCGGCCTGCTGGGCGTTCGGGCCGAGCCTCGGGATCATCCTCTATGACCGGGTCGGGCCCTGGGCGACCTATCTGCTGAGCTCCAGCTCGGCGGTGCTGCTGCTCGTCTATTTCCGGCGCATGCGGGCCGAGCATGGTCCGGCCCTGCCGATGAATGCGCGGATCTCGACCAACCCGATCGCCAATATCCGCCGCTATGTCAGCCAGCCGCGGCTGAGGCTGGCCTGGGTCCTGAGCTTCGGCCGCGAGGTCTGGTGGTCCACCTTCTATGTCTACGGTCCGGTCTATCTGGTGGCGGTCGGCCGCAGCGATACCGCCGTGGCGCTCGTCATGACGGCCTGCACGGCGATGCTCTTCGCCAGCCCCCTCATGGGCTGGGTCGGCCGCCAGCTCGGCGCGCGGCGCCATCTGATCGCGGCCTTCCTCGCCGGCGCCACGGCGACGCTCGGCGTCGCCGTCTTCTTCGATTTCCCCTGGTGGGCGACGCTCTGCCTGGGGGCGAGCGCGCTTGCGGCCGTGGCGCTCGATTCGGTCGTGTCGGTTCCGTTCCTGCGCGCGGTCAAGGCGCGCGAGCGGCCGGAGATGACGATGGTCTTCAGCATGTATCGCGATCTGGCGGGATTGCTGCCGCCGATGCTGTTCTCGCTGCTGCTGACCTTCTTCGATCTGCACTCGGTCTTCATCAGCGTCGGCATTTTCATGATCTACTGCGCCTGGCTCGCCCGCTGGGTGCCGCGCGGCATGTAA
- a CDS encoding NAD(P)/FAD-dependent oxidoreductase, with the protein MSINTTDLSRPGQAHVDSYWAATAGDEVTGCDKVQADIDTDIAIIGAGYTGLSAAYHLGRDFGIKAHVLEANRIGWGCSGRNGGFCSVGMGKEGVDAWVRRWGRERALDSYDLTRQAVRLVADILEREKIDAERTPEGGLELAHKPNRVAGMRAHAEKMQRDFGIASEFLDKAALARSYLDSREAYGAVLHHEGFALHAMRYARGLARAAQKHGAVLHNESPVIGWERKSGQHHLRTPGGVVRARQVLIATNGYTNDTLNPWTSGRLLPVLSNIIVTRPLSQAERDSVAWQTYFKIWDTRRLLFYYRLLPDNRILFGARGGVEGTPAEHSFRKTWMERRLREMFPPLAKVETEYFWYGWVCLSYDKNPHIGTTDDKSVHYVLGCIGQGVALYSLAGRLTAQRMAGDSKVDYGSLLSTPLPKFPFPALRRIYQRIAYTYYAYEDEKR; encoded by the coding sequence ATGAGCATCAACACCACCGACCTGTCGCGCCCCGGGCAGGCCCATGTCGATTCCTACTGGGCCGCGACCGCCGGCGACGAGGTGACCGGCTGCGACAAGGTCCAGGCCGACATCGACACCGACATCGCCATCATCGGCGCCGGCTATACCGGCCTTTCCGCCGCCTATCACCTCGGGCGCGATTTCGGCATCAAGGCGCATGTGCTGGAAGCGAACCGGATCGGCTGGGGCTGCAGCGGGCGCAACGGCGGCTTCTGCTCGGTCGGGATGGGCAAGGAGGGCGTCGACGCCTGGGTGCGCCGCTGGGGCCGCGAGCGGGCGCTCGACAGCTACGACCTCACGCGCCAGGCGGTGCGGCTCGTCGCCGACATCCTGGAGCGCGAGAAGATCGACGCCGAGCGCACGCCCGAGGGCGGGCTCGAGCTCGCGCACAAGCCCAACCGCGTCGCGGGCATGCGGGCCCATGCCGAGAAGATGCAGCGCGATTTCGGCATCGCCTCCGAGTTCCTCGACAAGGCGGCCCTCGCCCGAAGCTATCTCGACAGCCGCGAGGCCTATGGCGCCGTGCTGCATCACGAGGGCTTCGCGCTCCATGCCATGCGCTATGCCCGCGGGTTGGCGCGCGCGGCGCAGAAGCACGGCGCCGTCCTCCACAATGAGTCACCGGTGATCGGCTGGGAGCGCAAGAGCGGCCAGCATCATCTGCGCACGCCCGGCGGCGTCGTCCGCGCGCGCCAGGTGCTGATCGCCACCAACGGCTATACCAACGACACGCTCAATCCCTGGACCTCGGGCCGCCTGCTGCCGGTGCTCTCCAACATCATCGTGACGCGGCCCCTGTCCCAGGCCGAGCGCGATTCCGTCGCCTGGCAGACCTACTTCAAGATCTGGGACACGCGCCGCCTGCTCTTCTATTACCGCCTGCTGCCCGACAACCGCATCCTGTTCGGCGCGCGCGGCGGCGTCGAGGGCACGCCGGCCGAGCATTCCTTCCGCAAGACCTGGATGGAGCGGCGCCTGCGCGAGATGTTCCCGCCGCTGGCGAAGGTCGAGACCGAGTATTTCTGGTACGGCTGGGTTTGCCTGTCCTACGACAAGAACCCGCATATCGGCACCACCGACGACAAAAGCGTGCATTACGTGCTGGGCTGCATCGGCCAGGGCGTGGCGCTCTACAGCCTGGCGGGCCGCCTCACCGCGCAGCGCATGGCCGGCGACAGCAAGGTCGACTACGGCTCCCTGCTCTCGACCCCGCTGCCGAAATTCCCCTTCCCGGCGCTCCGCCGCATCTATCAGCGCATCGCCTACACCTACTACGCCTACGAAGACGAGAAGCGGTGA
- a CDS encoding antibiotic biosynthesis monooxygenase family protein, protein MYIAMNRFKVRKGEESAFEARWLERDSHIRAVPGFIEFHLLKGPEREDHVLYASHTLWRSYGDFEAWTKSEAFRAAHRGAGEGRSLTITHPEFEGFEVLQVVTPAAG, encoded by the coding sequence ATGTACATCGCCATGAACCGCTTCAAGGTCCGCAAGGGCGAAGAGAGCGCCTTCGAAGCGCGCTGGCTCGAGCGCGACAGCCATATCCGCGCCGTTCCCGGCTTCATCGAGTTCCATCTGCTGAAAGGCCCCGAGCGGGAGGATCATGTCCTCTATGCCTCGCACACGCTGTGGCGGTCCTACGGCGACTTCGAGGCCTGGACCAAATCGGAGGCGTTTCGCGCCGCCCATCGCGGCGCCGGCGAAGGCCGGTCGCTGACGATCACCCACCCCGAGTTCGAGGGCTTCGAGGTGTTGCAGGTGGTGACGCCGGCGGCAGGCTAG
- a CDS encoding DMT family transporter: MTAPAATATVTHAPWRRLAVPLLLLLVMGACWGGSFSLLHVARFDGASGFGLAFWEGFGSGVPLLLLLVLLRERFPLDLHSLRFYAVSGLTGITIPASTLFVAALHLPTGIVAMSNALVPMVTYAIALAIRLERFASLRALGLVAGLVGVLLVLLPEASLPEPGMAHWALLCFSAAIAYGVQNVYVARDTPPGMSALAMSAGTLLGGGILVLPLIVATDGFVSLLPPWQPAHYAIMGMMAINSSCTVGFLWLIRTAGAVFTSQTAYLVVLFGMLWGMLFFGDRHSGWIWAALLLMVAGVLLVSLRQRKAP, from the coding sequence ATGACCGCTCCCGCCGCGACCGCCACCGTCACCCATGCGCCCTGGCGGCGCCTGGCAGTGCCGTTGCTGCTGCTGCTCGTCATGGGCGCCTGCTGGGGTGGGAGCTTCTCGCTGCTTCATGTCGCGCGCTTCGACGGCGCCTCGGGCTTCGGCCTCGCCTTCTGGGAGGGTTTCGGCAGCGGCGTGCCGCTGCTGCTGTTGCTCGTCCTCCTGCGCGAGCGTTTTCCGCTCGACCTTCATTCGCTGCGGTTTTATGCCGTGAGCGGCCTTACCGGCATCACCATCCCGGCCTCCACGCTCTTCGTCGCGGCGCTCCACCTGCCGACCGGGATCGTCGCCATGTCGAACGCGCTGGTGCCGATGGTGACCTATGCCATCGCGCTCGCGATCCGGCTCGAGCGCTTCGCGAGCTTGCGCGCGCTGGGCCTGGTGGCGGGTCTCGTCGGCGTGCTCCTCGTGCTGCTGCCCGAAGCGAGCCTGCCCGAGCCCGGCATGGCGCATTGGGCCCTGCTCTGCTTCTCGGCCGCGATCGCCTACGGCGTGCAGAACGTCTATGTCGCCCGCGACACGCCGCCCGGCATGAGCGCGCTCGCCATGTCGGCCGGAACGCTCCTGGGCGGCGGGATCCTGGTGCTGCCGCTCATCGTCGCCACGGACGGCTTCGTCTCGCTGCTGCCGCCCTGGCAGCCGGCCCACTACGCCATCATGGGCATGATGGCGATCAATTCGAGCTGCACCGTGGGTTTCCTCTGGCTGATCCGCACGGCGGGCGCCGTCTTCACGTCGCAGACGGCCTATCTCGTCGTGCTGTTCGGCATGCTCTGGGGCATGCTTTTCTTCGGCGACCGCCATAGCGGCTGGATCTGGGCCGCGCTCCTCCTGATGGTCGCGGGCGTGCTGCTGGTCAGCCTGCGCCAGCGCAAGGCACCCTGA
- a CDS encoding cobyrinate a,c-diamide synthase, producing the protein MAEPRSPRARGLILAAPASGSGKTVLTMALLRRLKAAGNRVGAIKTGPDYIDPAFHAAACGEPCLNLDLWAMRRGTVAALVERISAEHELVIAEGAMGLFDGAADGSGATADLAALTGWPVVLVVDARGQGASIAALVRGFRDHRRDVDVAGVICNRVGSADHAAILAQALEPIGLPLLGLVHRDESLALPGRHLGLVQAAEHGDLERFIAEAAERVGRQLDLTALTGLMRPARDLTTLADPANGIPPLGQRIAVARDEAFAFAYPALLRDWRERGAALSFFSPLADEGPDPAADAVYLPGGYPELHAGRLAHNERLMTGLRVAAQRGAAIYGECGGYMLLGQGLVDAEGQRQRMTELLPLETSFAERKLHLGYRAVTLRGEVPPLGAAGSGFRGHEFHYARILSEAGAEPLFASSDARHRDLGAAGQRVGRVFGSFVHLIDRAA; encoded by the coding sequence ATGGCCGAACCCCGTTCTCCTCGCGCGCGCGGCCTGATCCTGGCGGCGCCGGCGTCGGGCAGCGGCAAGACCGTGCTCACCATGGCGCTGCTCCGCCGACTGAAGGCCGCGGGCAACCGCGTGGGCGCGATCAAGACCGGGCCCGACTATATCGATCCCGCCTTTCACGCCGCCGCCTGCGGCGAGCCTTGCCTCAATCTCGATCTCTGGGCCATGCGCCGCGGCACGGTCGCGGCTCTGGTCGAGCGGATCTCGGCCGAGCATGAGCTCGTCATTGCCGAAGGGGCGATGGGCCTGTTCGACGGGGCCGCCGATGGCAGCGGCGCCACGGCGGACCTGGCGGCGCTGACCGGCTGGCCGGTGGTGCTGGTGGTGGATGCGCGCGGGCAGGGCGCCTCGATCGCGGCGCTGGTACGCGGCTTTCGCGATCATCGCCGGGATGTCGATGTCGCCGGCGTGATCTGCAACCGCGTCGGCAGCGCCGATCACGCTGCCATCCTGGCGCAGGCGCTGGAGCCGATCGGGCTGCCGCTGCTGGGCCTGGTGCATCGGGACGAGAGCCTCGCCTTGCCCGGGCGGCATCTGGGGTTGGTCCAGGCCGCCGAGCATGGCGATCTGGAGCGCTTCATCGCCGAGGCGGCTGAGCGGGTTGGACGCCAACTCGACCTGACGGCGCTGACCGGCCTGATGCGCCCGGCGCGCGACCTGACGACGCTCGCCGATCCTGCCAACGGCATTCCCCCCTTGGGACAGCGGATCGCGGTCGCGCGCGACGAGGCTTTCGCTTTCGCCTATCCGGCACTGCTGCGGGACTGGCGCGAGCGGGGCGCGGCCCTTTCCTTCTTCTCGCCGCTGGCGGACGAAGGACCCGATCCCGCGGCCGACGCGGTCTATCTGCCGGGCGGCTATCCCGAGCTTCATGCCGGCCGGCTCGCGCACAACGAGCGACTGATGACGGGTCTCCGGGTCGCAGCCCAGCGCGGGGCGGCGATCTATGGCGAATGCGGCGGCTATATGCTGCTGGGGCAAGGGCTGGTCGATGCCGAAGGCCAGCGGCAGCGGATGACGGAGTTGCTGCCGCTCGAGACCTCCTTCGCGGAGCGCAAGCTGCATCTGGGTTATCGCGCCGTGACGCTGCGGGGCGAGGTGCCGCCGCTGGGCGCCGCCGGCAGTGGATTCCGCGGCCATGAATTCCACTATGCGCGGATCCTGAGCGAGGCCGGGGCGGAGCCGCTGTTCGCTTCGAGCGACGCCCGCCATCGCGATCTCGGAGCCGCCGGCCAGCGCGTCGGCCGCGTCTTCGGCTCCTTCGTGCATCTGATCGATCGGGCCGCTTGA
- the cobA gene encoding uroporphyrinogen-III C-methyltransferase encodes MSSTPLRRPDLPSLEPGWVWLVGAGPGDPGLITLLAAKALGEADVVVYDALVGEAILALARPGAELEYAGKRGGKPSIKQPDISLRLIQLAREGKRVLRLKGGDPMVFGRGGEEALALVEAKVPFRIVPGISAGIGGLAYAGIPVTHRETNSAVTFVTGHDATGDVPDSVNWTALAQSSPVLVIYMALKHIERIASLLIQGGRSAEEPVAIVCQATLPEQRVLETTLGRCAADAAAAGLEPPAMVVIGEVVRLRAALDWLGALQGRALKADPLGTRRRTESA; translated from the coding sequence ATGTCATCGACCCCCCTCCGCCGCCCGGATCTTCCCAGCCTCGAGCCCGGCTGGGTCTGGCTCGTGGGGGCCGGCCCCGGCGATCCGGGGCTGATCACGCTCCTGGCCGCCAAGGCGCTGGGCGAAGCCGATGTCGTGGTCTATGACGCGCTGGTGGGTGAGGCGATCCTCGCCCTGGCGCGGCCCGGTGCCGAGCTCGAATATGCCGGCAAGCGCGGCGGCAAGCCCTCGATCAAGCAGCCCGACATCTCGCTGCGGCTGATCCAGCTCGCGCGCGAAGGCAAGCGGGTGCTGCGGCTCAAGGGCGGCGATCCGATGGTGTTCGGTCGCGGCGGCGAAGAGGCGCTGGCGCTGGTCGAGGCCAAGGTTCCCTTCCGGATCGTGCCTGGAATCTCCGCCGGGATCGGCGGGCTCGCCTATGCCGGCATTCCGGTCACCCATCGCGAGACCAACTCGGCCGTGACCTTCGTCACCGGCCATGACGCCACGGGCGACGTGCCCGATTCCGTGAACTGGACGGCGCTGGCGCAAAGCTCGCCGGTGCTCGTGATCTATATGGCGCTCAAGCATATCGAGCGCATCGCCTCGCTGCTGATCCAGGGCGGGCGCAGCGCCGAAGAGCCGGTCGCGATCGTCTGCCAGGCGACCCTACCGGAGCAGCGCGTGCTCGAGACCACGCTCGGGCGCTGTGCCGCCGATGCCGCGGCCGCGGGGCTCGAGCCGCCGGCCATGGTCGTGATCGGCGAGGTGGTGCGGCTGCGGGCGGCGCTCGACTGGCTGGGCGCGCTCCAGGGACGCGCGCTCAAGGCCGATCCGCTCGGCACGCGCCGGCGCACCGAAAGCGCCTGA
- a CDS encoding cobalt-precorrin-5B (C(1))-methyltransferase, translating into MARKPDGPLRRGWTTGACATAATAAAFEALLTGRFPDPVQIALPKGEHPAFALAQKSRAGDVASAGIVKDAGDDPDVTHGALVLASVRALGPHAGVRFKAGRGVGTVTRPGLPIPPGEPAINPVPRRMMTEVVQAIAARLGGRPDLEITISIPQGEEMARHTWNPRLGILGGLSILGTTGIVHPFSCSAWIASIHRGIDVARASQARHVAGCTGSTSEAGVKKLYNLPDFAYLDMGDFVGGMLKYLRDHPVPRLTIGGGFAKLAKLAAGAMDLHSGRSQLDRAAVAAWLVELGAEPAMIGMAETANTGIEILEAAQARGLALGDLVARQARDQAAMVVEGKVAVEVVAFDRAGNIVGRAGFA; encoded by the coding sequence ATGGCCCGTAAGCCCGACGGTCCCCTGCGGCGCGGCTGGACCACGGGCGCCTGTGCCACGGCGGCGACCGCGGCCGCCTTCGAGGCGCTGCTGACGGGCCGCTTTCCCGATCCCGTGCAGATCGCGCTGCCCAAGGGCGAGCATCCCGCCTTCGCGCTCGCCCAGAAGAGCCGCGCCGGCGACGTCGCCAGCGCCGGCATCGTCAAGGATGCGGGCGACGATCCCGACGTCACCCACGGCGCGCTCGTGCTGGCGAGCGTGCGGGCGCTCGGCCCCCATGCCGGCGTGCGTTTCAAGGCCGGCCGCGGCGTCGGCACCGTCACCCGGCCCGGCCTGCCGATCCCGCCGGGCGAGCCCGCGATCAATCCCGTGCCGCGGCGGATGATGACCGAGGTGGTCCAGGCCATCGCGGCCCGCCTCGGCGGCCGGCCCGATCTCGAGATCACGATCTCCATTCCGCAGGGCGAGGAGATGGCGCGCCACACCTGGAACCCGCGCCTCGGCATCCTGGGCGGCCTCTCGATCCTCGGCACCACGGGGATCGTCCATCCCTTCTCCTGCTCGGCCTGGATCGCCTCGATCCATCGCGGCATCGACGTGGCCCGTGCCAGCCAAGCCCGGCATGTCGCCGGCTGCACCGGCTCGACTTCCGAGGCGGGCGTGAAGAAGCTCTACAACCTGCCCGACTTCGCCTATCTCGATATGGGGGACTTCGTCGGCGGCATGCTCAAATATCTGCGCGACCATCCGGTGCCGCGGCTGACCATCGGCGGCGGCTTCGCCAAGCTCGCCAAGCTCGCCGCCGGTGCCATGGATCTCCATTCCGGCCGCAGCCAGCTCGACCGTGCCGCGGTTGCCGCCTGGCTGGTCGAGCTGGGCGCCGAACCGGCGATGATCGGGATGGCCGAGACCGCCAATACCGGCATCGAGATTCTGGAGGCGGCGCAGGCGCGCGGCCTGGCGCTGGGCGACCTCGTGGCGCGGCAGGCACGCGACCAGGCCGCCATGGTGGTCGAGGGCAAGGTGGCGGTCGAGGTCGTCGCCTTCGATCGTGCCGGCAACATCGTCGGTCGCGCGGGGTTCGCATGA